One genomic segment of Streptomyces sp. RerS4 includes these proteins:
- a CDS encoding DUF349 domain-containing protein: protein MSSDPWGRVDETGTVYVRTSEGEQVVGSWQAGTPEEALAYFERKYEGLVVEIGLLERRVRTTDLSAKDAQTAIEHLRTQVDEHHAVGDLEALRVRLDKLVATVESRREERKAQKAKQADEARSAKDALVTEAEQLAQSDQWRSAGERLRALVDIWKGLPRLDRKSDDELWHRFSHARSAFSKRRKAHFAALDAQREDARKAKEKLVAEAESLSKSTDWGPTAARYRELMDSWKAAGRAQREAEDDLWNRFRGAQDVFFAARSEVFAERDAEQVENLKLKEELAVEAEKLVPVTDLKAARAAFRSLNERWEAIGHVPRDARPKVEGRMHAVERAIQEAEEGEWRRTNPEARARAAGLTGQLQAAVDKLREQIDAARAAGNNAKADKLARELEGRQALLDQALKGLEEFGG, encoded by the coding sequence GTGAGCAGCGACCCGTGGGGCCGAGTCGACGAGACCGGCACCGTGTACGTGCGTACTTCCGAGGGCGAGCAGGTCGTCGGCTCGTGGCAGGCGGGCACCCCTGAGGAGGCCTTGGCCTACTTCGAGCGCAAGTACGAGGGCCTGGTGGTCGAGATCGGCCTCCTCGAACGACGGGTGCGGACCACCGACCTGTCCGCCAAGGACGCCCAGACGGCCATCGAGCACCTGCGCACGCAGGTGGACGAGCACCACGCCGTGGGCGACCTGGAGGCGCTGCGCGTCCGGCTCGACAAGCTGGTGGCGACCGTGGAGTCGCGGCGCGAGGAGCGCAAGGCCCAGAAGGCCAAGCAGGCGGACGAGGCGCGGAGCGCCAAGGACGCCCTGGTCACCGAGGCCGAGCAGCTGGCGCAGAGCGACCAGTGGCGCAGCGCCGGCGAGCGGCTGCGGGCCCTGGTGGACATCTGGAAGGGTCTGCCCCGGCTCGACCGCAAGTCGGACGACGAGCTGTGGCACCGCTTCTCGCACGCCCGTTCCGCCTTCTCCAAGCGTCGCAAGGCGCACTTCGCCGCGCTGGACGCCCAGCGCGAGGACGCCCGCAAGGCGAAGGAGAAGCTGGTCGCGGAGGCCGAGTCGCTGTCGAAGTCGACGGACTGGGGTCCGACGGCGGCGCGCTACCGCGAGCTGATGGACAGCTGGAAGGCGGCCGGCCGGGCGCAGCGCGAGGCCGAGGACGACCTGTGGAACCGTTTCCGCGGGGCGCAGGACGTCTTCTTCGCGGCTCGCAGCGAGGTCTTCGCCGAGCGCGACGCCGAGCAGGTCGAGAACCTGAAGCTGAAGGAGGAGCTGGCCGTCGAGGCGGAGAAGCTCGTCCCGGTGACGGACCTGAAGGCGGCCCGCGCCGCGTTCCGTTCCCTCAACGAGCGCTGGGAGGCCATCGGTCACGTGCCGCGGGACGCGCGTCCCAAGGTCGAGGGCCGGATGCACGCCGTGGAGCGGGCCATCCAGGAGGCCGAGGAGGGCGAGTGGCGGCGTACGAACCCGGAGGCGCGGGCCCGCGCGGCCGGTCTGACGGGGCAGCTGCAGGCGGCCGTCGACAAGCTGCGTGAGCAGATCGACGCCGCGCGCGCCGCGGGCAACAACGCGAAGGCGGACAAGCTGGCCCGGGAGCTGGAGGGCCGGCAGGCGCTGCTGGACCAGGCGCTGAAGGGCCTGGAGGAGTTCGGCGGCTGA
- a CDS encoding bifunctional (p)ppGpp synthetase/guanosine-3',5'-bis(diphosphate) 3'-pyrophosphohydrolase translates to MPDEVQPLSAAQPDPQPAAAAATPPPAPPVKPAPAKPAGSSNRVRARLARLGVQRSNPYNPVLEPLLRIVRGNDPKIPTETLRQIEQAYQVAERWHRGQKRKSGDPYITHPLAVTTILAELGMDPATLMAGLLHDTVEDTEYGLDQLRRDFGDAVALLVDGVTKLDRVKFGEAAQAETVRKMVVAMAKDPRVLVIKLADRLHNMRTMRYLKREKQEKKARETLEIYAPLAHRLGMNTIKWELEDLAFAILYPKMYDEIVRLVAERAPKRDEYLAVVTDEVQADLRAARIKATVTGRPKHYYSVYQKMIVRGRDFAEIYDLVGIRVLVDTVRDCYAALGTVHARWNPVPGRFKDYIAMPKFNMYQSLHTTVIGPSGKPVELQIRTFDMHRRAEYGIAAHWKYKQQTVAGTSKVRTDVPQAAKGSAGQDTVNDMAWLRQLLDWQKETEDPGEFLDSLRFDLSRNEVFVFTPKGDVIALPAGATSVDFAYAVHTEVGHRTIGARVNGRLVPLESTLDNGDLVEVFTSKAEGAGPSRDWLGFVKSPRARNKIRAWFSKERRDEAIEHGKDAIARAMRKQNLPIQRILTGDSLVTLAHEMRYPDISSLYAAIGEGHVAAQGVVQKLVQALGGEEAAGEDIEESIPPARGRSKRRGSADPGVVVKGVDDVWVKLARCCTPVPGDPIIGFVTRGSGVSVHRADCVNVDSLSQQPERMLEVEWAPTQSSVFLVAIQVEALDRSRLLSDVTRVLSDQHVNILSAAVQTSRDRVATSRFTFEMGDPKHLGHVLKAVRGVEGVYDVYRVTSARRP, encoded by the coding sequence TTGCCAGACGAGGTCCAGCCACTCTCCGCCGCGCAGCCCGACCCGCAGCCCGCGGCGGCCGCAGCCACGCCCCCGCCGGCCCCGCCGGTCAAGCCCGCTCCGGCGAAGCCGGCCGGGTCCTCCAACCGGGTGCGCGCCCGGCTGGCACGCCTCGGCGTGCAGCGTTCCAACCCGTACAACCCGGTACTGGAGCCGCTGCTGCGCATAGTCCGCGGCAACGACCCGAAGATCCCCACGGAGACGCTGCGCCAGATCGAGCAGGCCTACCAGGTCGCCGAGCGCTGGCACCGCGGCCAGAAGCGCAAGAGCGGCGACCCGTACATCACCCACCCGCTCGCGGTGACCACCATCCTCGCCGAGCTCGGCATGGACCCCGCCACCCTGATGGCGGGCCTGCTGCACGACACCGTCGAGGACACCGAGTACGGCCTCGACCAGTTGCGCCGTGACTTCGGCGACGCCGTGGCCCTGCTCGTCGACGGCGTCACCAAGCTCGACCGGGTCAAGTTCGGCGAGGCCGCGCAGGCCGAGACCGTCCGCAAGATGGTCGTGGCCATGGCCAAGGACCCCCGCGTCCTGGTCATCAAGCTCGCCGACCGCCTGCACAACATGCGCACCATGCGCTACCTCAAGCGGGAGAAGCAGGAGAAGAAGGCCCGCGAGACGCTGGAGATCTACGCGCCGTTGGCCCACCGCCTCGGCATGAACACCATCAAGTGGGAGCTGGAGGACCTCGCCTTCGCGATCCTCTACCCCAAGATGTACGACGAGATCGTCCGCCTCGTCGCCGAGCGCGCCCCCAAGCGCGACGAGTACCTGGCCGTCGTCACCGACGAGGTGCAGGCCGACCTCAGAGCCGCCCGGATCAAGGCCACGGTCACCGGCCGCCCCAAGCACTACTACAGCGTCTACCAGAAGATGATCGTCCGCGGCCGTGACTTCGCGGAGATCTACGACCTGGTGGGCATCCGCGTCCTCGTGGACACCGTCCGTGACTGCTACGCCGCCCTCGGCACGGTGCACGCGCGCTGGAACCCGGTCCCCGGCCGGTTCAAGGACTACATCGCGATGCCCAAGTTCAACATGTACCAGTCGCTCCACACGACGGTCATCGGACCCAGCGGCAAGCCGGTCGAACTCCAGATCCGCACCTTCGACATGCACCGCCGCGCCGAGTACGGCATCGCCGCGCACTGGAAGTACAAGCAGCAGACCGTCGCCGGCACCTCCAAGGTCCGCACAGACGTCCCGCAGGCCGCCAAGGGCAGCGCCGGCCAGGACACCGTCAACGACATGGCCTGGCTGCGGCAGTTGCTCGACTGGCAGAAGGAGACGGAGGACCCGGGCGAGTTCCTGGACTCGCTGCGCTTCGACCTCTCCCGCAACGAGGTCTTCGTCTTCACCCCCAAGGGCGACGTCATCGCGCTGCCCGCCGGGGCGACCTCCGTGGACTTCGCGTACGCCGTCCACACCGAGGTCGGTCACCGCACCATAGGCGCACGGGTCAACGGGCGGCTGGTGCCGCTCGAATCGACCCTCGACAACGGCGACCTGGTCGAGGTCTTCACGTCCAAGGCCGAGGGCGCGGGCCCGTCCCGCGACTGGCTGGGCTTCGTGAAGTCGCCCCGGGCCCGCAACAAGATCCGCGCCTGGTTCTCCAAGGAGCGGCGCGACGAGGCCATCGAACACGGCAAGGACGCCATCGCGCGGGCCATGCGCAAGCAGAACCTGCCGATCCAGCGGATCCTGACGGGCGACTCCCTCGTCACCCTCGCCCACGAGATGCGCTACCCCGACATCTCCTCCCTCTACGCGGCGATCGGCGAGGGCCATGTGGCCGCGCAGGGCGTCGTGCAGAAGCTGGTGCAGGCCCTCGGCGGCGAGGAGGCCGCGGGCGAGGACATCGAGGAGAGCATTCCGCCGGCGCGCGGGCGGAGCAAGCGGCGCGGCAGCGCCGACCCGGGCGTGGTGGTCAAGGGCGTCGACGACGTGTGGGTGAAGCTGGCCCGTTGCTGCACGCCGGTGCCCGGCGACCCGATCATCGGCTTCGTCACCCGCGGCAGTGGCGTATCGGTTCACCGCGCCGACTGCGTCAACGTGGACTCCCTCTCCCAGCAGCCGGAGCGGATGCTGGAGGTGGAGTGGGCGCCGACCCAGTCCTCCGTCTTCCTGGTGGCCATCCAGGTCGAGGCGTTGGACCGCTCCCGGCTGCTGTCGGACGTCACGCGGGTCCTGTCGGACCAGCACGTCAACATCCTCTCCGCCGCCGTGCAGACCTCGCGGGACCGGGTCGCGACCTCCCGGTTCACCTTCGAGATGGGCGACCCGAAGCACCTGGGCCACGTCCTGAAGGCCGTACGGGGCGTCGAGGGCGTCTACGACGTCTATCGCGTGACCTCGGCCCGCAGGCCGTAG
- a CDS encoding adenine phosphoribosyltransferase codes for MTTAPCTPEIRELLLARIKDVPDYPKPGVMFKDITPLLADPKAFGALTQALVDLAGRYGATKIVGLEARGFILAAPVAVQAGIGFVPVRKAGKLPGATLAQSYELEYGSAEIEVHAEDLSAGDRVMVIDDVLATGGTAEASLELIRRAGAEVAGVAVLMELSFLPGRERLTGTLAGAPLDALIVV; via the coding sequence GTGACCACCGCGCCCTGCACCCCCGAGATCCGCGAGCTGCTGCTCGCCCGGATCAAGGACGTCCCGGACTACCCGAAGCCGGGCGTGATGTTCAAGGACATCACCCCGCTGCTGGCCGACCCGAAGGCCTTCGGCGCGCTCACCCAGGCGCTGGTGGACCTCGCCGGCCGGTACGGCGCGACGAAGATCGTCGGCCTGGAGGCGCGCGGCTTCATCCTCGCCGCCCCCGTCGCCGTCCAGGCGGGCATCGGCTTCGTGCCGGTCCGCAAGGCCGGCAAGCTCCCCGGTGCCACGCTCGCCCAGTCCTACGAGCTGGAGTACGGCAGCGCGGAGATCGAGGTCCACGCCGAGGACCTCTCCGCCGGTGACCGGGTCATGGTCATCGACGACGTCCTGGCCACCGGCGGCACCGCCGAAGCCTCGCTGGAGCTGATCCGGCGGGCCGGCGCGGAGGTCGCGGGAGTGGCGGTCCTGATGGAGCTGTCCTTCCTCCCGGGCCGCGAACGGCTCACCGGCACCCTCGCCGGGGCGCCGCTGGACGCGCTGATCGTGGTCTGA
- the secF gene encoding protein translocase subunit SecF, translating to MSKLGDLGARLYRGEVGYDFVGKRFLWYGVSILITITAIAALAVQGLNMGIEFKGGAVFTTPKAAVSVAQATEAAEKASGHDAIVQELGSGGMRIQISGLDTNDAASVKKQLATDFKVDAAQINADLVGPSWGEQIANKAWTGLGIFMILVVIYLAIAFEWRMAVAALIALVHDLTITVGVYALVGFEVTPGTVIGLLTILGYSLYDTVVVFDGLKEGSKDITKQTRFTFSEIANRSINGTLVRSINTTVVALLPVAALLFIGGGFLGAGMLNDISLSLFVGLAAGAYSSIFIATPLVVDLKEREPAMKALKKRVLAKRAAAAAKGESPEDDADDASGDAPQVVGQGGQGRRRR from the coding sequence ATGTCGAAGCTGGGAGATCTCGGCGCCAGGCTGTACCGAGGTGAGGTCGGGTACGACTTCGTCGGCAAGCGTTTTCTCTGGTACGGCGTTTCCATCCTGATCACCATCACGGCGATCGCGGCCCTGGCCGTTCAGGGCCTCAACATGGGCATCGAGTTCAAGGGCGGTGCCGTCTTCACCACCCCGAAGGCGGCCGTCTCCGTCGCCCAGGCGACCGAGGCCGCGGAGAAGGCCTCCGGCCACGACGCGATCGTCCAGGAGCTCGGCAGCGGCGGCATGCGCATCCAGATCTCCGGTCTGGACACGAACGACGCCGCGTCCGTGAAGAAGCAGCTCGCGACCGACTTCAAGGTCGACGCGGCGCAGATCAACGCGGACCTGGTCGGCCCGAGCTGGGGCGAGCAGATCGCCAACAAGGCGTGGACCGGCCTCGGCATCTTCATGATCCTCGTGGTGATCTACCTGGCCATCGCCTTCGAGTGGCGGATGGCCGTCGCCGCGCTGATCGCGCTCGTCCACGACCTCACCATCACCGTCGGCGTGTACGCGCTGGTCGGCTTCGAGGTCACCCCGGGCACCGTGATCGGTCTGCTCACGATCCTCGGTTACTCCCTCTACGACACCGTCGTCGTCTTCGACGGTCTCAAGGAGGGCTCGAAGGACATCACGAAGCAGACCCGCTTCACCTTCAGCGAGATCGCCAACCGCAGCATCAACGGCACGCTGGTCCGCTCCATCAACACGACCGTCGTCGCGCTGCTGCCCGTCGCCGCGCTGCTGTTCATCGGCGGCGGCTTCCTGGGCGCGGGCATGCTCAACGACATCTCGCTGTCGCTGTTCGTCGGCCTCGCGGCCGGTGCGTACTCCTCGATCTTCATCGCGACCCCGCTGGTCGTGGACCTGAAGGAGCGCGAGCCGGCGATGAAGGCGCTGAAGAAGCGCGTCCTCGCCAAGCGCGCGGCCGCCGCCGCCAAGGGCGAGTCGCCCGAGGACGACGCGGACGACGCCTCCGGGGACGCGCCGCAGGTCGTGGGCCAGGGCGGCCAGGGGAGGCGTCGCCGGTGA